In a genomic window of Thiolapillus brandeum:
- the purE gene encoding 5-(carboxyamino)imidazole ribonucleotide mutase translates to MQTLVGVIMGSSSDWETMRHATETLDELGIPYEKEVVSAHRTPDKLFSYAEQARERGIEVIIAGAGGAAHLPGMVAAKTSLPVLGVPVQSRALNGMDSLLSIAQMPAGIPVGTLAIGRAGAVNAALFAASILGNKYDDLRLALDEFRARQTQRVLDEPDPAPGS, encoded by the coding sequence ATGCAAACACTGGTTGGCGTCATCATGGGTTCCAGCTCGGACTGGGAAACCATGCGTCATGCAACAGAAACCCTGGACGAACTCGGGATTCCTTATGAAAAGGAAGTGGTTTCCGCGCATCGCACCCCGGACAAGCTGTTCTCATACGCAGAGCAGGCCCGGGAACGGGGTATAGAGGTGATCATCGCCGGAGCAGGAGGCGCGGCGCATCTGCCCGGCATGGTGGCGGCCAAGACCAGTCTGCCGGTCCTCGGCGTGCCTGTGCAATCCCGTGCCCTGAATGGTATGGATTCCCTATTGTCCATTGCTCAGATGCCTGCAGGTATTCCCGTGGGTACCCTGGCCATTGGCCGGGCCGGAGCCGTGAATGCTGCCTTGTTTGCGGCATCCATTCTGGGAAATAAATATGACGACCTGCGTCTTGCTCTCGATGAGTTTCGTGCCCGCCAGACCCAAAGGGTTCTGGACGAACCGGATCCTGCGCCAGGCTCATGA
- a CDS encoding 5-(carboxyamino)imidazole ribonucleotide synthase — protein MKIGILGGGQLARMLALAGYPLGLDFVVLEPAPDACAAPLAGHIQAAYDDPAALEQLAELVDRVTYEFESVPASAVEQLGESLPVYPPANALATARDRHHEKTLFNELGIETAPFAEVHDLAGLKQGVAQLGLPAILKTRTLGYDGKGQQLIHPGDELEAAWQAVGQVPCILEGLVNFDREVSIIAVRSVSGEMAFYPLAENVHRDGILRLSTCLHEDSHQPLAEDYARRMLEHLGYVGVLAIEFFQVGEHLLANEMAPRVHNSGHWTIEGAHTSQFENHLRAVLDLPLGSTQPLGHAAMVNLIGDLPDTKALLGLENVHLHLYGKAPRPDRKIGHVTVREASVDELQARLSNIDNVLQ, from the coding sequence ATGAAGATCGGCATACTGGGGGGAGGGCAGCTGGCGCGCATGCTGGCACTGGCAGGCTATCCTCTGGGACTGGACTTCGTGGTTCTGGAGCCTGCACCAGACGCCTGCGCAGCGCCATTGGCAGGGCATATCCAGGCGGCATACGATGATCCCGCGGCCCTGGAACAGCTGGCCGAATTGGTGGATCGGGTGACTTACGAGTTCGAGAGTGTCCCTGCCAGCGCGGTGGAACAGTTGGGGGAATCCCTCCCGGTTTACCCGCCTGCCAATGCCCTGGCTACTGCCCGTGATCGTCATCACGAAAAGACTCTGTTCAACGAACTGGGTATAGAAACCGCTCCCTTTGCCGAGGTTCATGATCTGGCCGGTCTGAAACAGGGGGTGGCGCAGCTGGGCCTGCCGGCCATTCTCAAGACCCGCACCCTGGGTTACGATGGCAAGGGGCAACAGTTGATTCACCCTGGAGACGAACTCGAGGCTGCATGGCAGGCCGTTGGCCAGGTGCCCTGTATTCTTGAGGGCCTGGTGAATTTCGATAGGGAAGTGTCTATCATCGCGGTACGCAGCGTTTCCGGTGAGATGGCGTTCTATCCCCTGGCGGAAAACGTTCACAGGGACGGCATCCTGCGTCTTTCCACCTGCCTGCATGAAGATTCCCACCAGCCTCTGGCCGAGGATTACGCCCGGCGGATGCTGGAACACCTGGGTTATGTGGGCGTGCTGGCCATTGAGTTTTTCCAGGTGGGCGAGCACCTGCTGGCCAATGAAATGGCGCCCCGGGTGCACAATTCCGGTCACTGGACCATCGAAGGCGCGCATACCAGTCAGTTCGAGAATCATCTGCGGGCCGTACTGGATCTGCCCCTGGGAAGCACTCAGCCCCTGGGGCATGCTGCCATGGTGAATTTGATTGGTGATCTGCCGGATACAAAGGCGCTTTTGGGGCTGGAGAATGTCCATCTGCATCTCTATGGCAAGGCGCCACGTCCTGACCGCAAGATTGGTCATGTTACCGTCAGGGAGGCGTCTGTGGATGAACTTCAGGCACGTCTTTCCAACATTGATAATGTACTCCAATAA